The following are encoded in a window of Kitasatospora fiedleri genomic DNA:
- a CDS encoding glycoside hydrolase family 43 protein, with amino-acid sequence MTAAAPTAAAGGVDAAPQASPPATIRNPVLPGFHPDPSILRVGGDYYLATSTFEWLPGVTLHHSTDLVSWRPLGGALGESRLLDLTGVPDSGGVWAPCLSYADGRFHLVYSDVKSLTGAYKDVRNQVVTAPTPHGPWSDPAPLPGHGFDPSLFHDDGPDGDGRSWLLWLEWDHRPGTNPFSGILLQEYDRAARRVTGPVHRVFDGTALGCTEGPHLYRRGGWYYLMTAEGGTSWAHAVTVARSRALTGPYEPDPAGPLLTSAGRPELELQKAGHGSLVETPDGEWYLAHLAARPLTPLGACVLGRESAIQRIEWTADGWPRLAGGGNAPAVEVPAPAVTRSTTPTGAEAAGASGAAGAVESGGAVEAAGFGADRPGPAWMTLRRHPDPDWISLDRGRLLLRGEESLSSRHRQSLLARRCAHTEFRFEATVDADPRSPRQAAGLVHLYNTELWHYLHLSWDEALGRVLRLGVCDRGRYREPTAPVPVGAGPLRLRLDVRGADARFAWTAVGTSDAAADADADADADADADADGRGPGREGTRPGPRWQDVGPRLDAARLSDDYATVGDESTGHYTGWGFTGAFTGVCAQDLTGARMAAVFSDPVYRAPAPAPAPAPAPTSAPARAGRQHGADRTGEH; translated from the coding sequence ATGACCGCCGCCGCACCGACCGCAGCCGCCGGCGGGGTCGACGCCGCACCGCAGGCCAGCCCGCCCGCGACGATCCGCAACCCCGTCCTGCCGGGCTTCCACCCCGACCCGTCGATCCTGCGCGTCGGCGGCGACTACTACCTCGCCACCTCCACCTTCGAGTGGCTGCCCGGCGTCACCCTGCACCACTCCACCGACCTGGTCAGCTGGCGCCCGCTCGGCGGCGCCCTCGGCGAGAGCAGACTGCTCGACCTCACCGGCGTCCCCGACTCCGGCGGCGTCTGGGCCCCCTGCCTGTCGTACGCCGACGGGCGGTTCCACCTCGTCTACTCCGACGTCAAGAGCCTGACCGGTGCCTACAAGGACGTCCGCAACCAGGTGGTCACCGCACCGACGCCGCACGGCCCGTGGTCCGACCCCGCGCCGCTGCCCGGGCACGGCTTCGACCCCTCGCTGTTCCACGACGACGGCCCCGACGGCGACGGGCGCAGCTGGCTGCTCTGGCTGGAGTGGGACCACCGGCCCGGCACCAACCCGTTCTCCGGCATCCTGCTGCAGGAGTACGACCGGGCCGCCCGGCGCGTCACCGGACCGGTGCACCGCGTCTTCGACGGCACCGCGCTCGGCTGCACCGAGGGGCCGCACCTGTACCGGCGCGGCGGCTGGTACTACCTGATGACCGCCGAGGGCGGCACCTCCTGGGCGCACGCCGTCACCGTCGCCCGCTCCCGCGCCCTCACCGGGCCCTACGAGCCCGACCCCGCCGGGCCGCTGCTCACCTCCGCCGGCCGACCCGAGCTGGAACTCCAGAAGGCCGGCCACGGCAGCCTGGTCGAGACCCCGGACGGCGAGTGGTACCTCGCCCACCTCGCCGCCCGCCCGCTCACCCCGCTCGGTGCCTGCGTCCTGGGCCGGGAGAGCGCGATCCAGCGGATCGAGTGGACGGCCGACGGCTGGCCCCGGCTGGCCGGTGGCGGCAACGCCCCCGCCGTCGAGGTGCCCGCCCCCGCCGTGACCCGCTCCACGACCCCCACCGGTGCCGAGGCCGCCGGGGCCTCCGGTGCCGCCGGTGCGGTGGAGAGCGGCGGTGCGGTGGAGGCCGCCGGGTTCGGTGCCGACCGGCCCGGCCCCGCGTGGATGACCCTGCGCCGCCACCCCGACCCCGACTGGATCTCGCTCGACCGCGGGCGGCTGCTGCTGCGCGGCGAGGAGTCGCTGTCCTCCCGGCACCGGCAGAGCCTGCTGGCCCGCCGCTGCGCGCACACCGAGTTCCGCTTCGAGGCCACGGTGGACGCCGATCCCCGCTCGCCCCGCCAGGCCGCCGGACTCGTGCACCTCTACAACACCGAGCTCTGGCACTACCTGCACCTCAGCTGGGACGAGGCGCTCGGCCGCGTGCTGCGCCTCGGCGTCTGCGACCGCGGCAGGTACCGGGAGCCGACGGCCCCCGTCCCGGTCGGCGCCGGGCCGCTGCGGCTGCGGCTCGACGTGCGCGGCGCGGACGCCCGGTTCGCCTGGACCGCCGTCGGCACCAGCGACGCTGCGGCCGATGCCGATGCCGATGCCGATGCCGATGCCGACGCCGACGCCGACGGTCGCGGACCGGGCCGGGAGGGCACCAGGCCCGGGCCGCGTTGGCAGGACGTCGGGCCCCGGCTGGACGCCGCCCGGCTCTCCGACGACTACGCCACCGTCGGCGACGAGAGCACCGGCCACTACACCGGTTGGGGGTTCACCGGCGCCTTCACCGGCGTGTGCGCCCAGGACCTGACCGGTGCCCGGATGGCCGCCGTGTTCTCCGACCCCGTCTACCGCGCCCCGGCCCCGGCTCCGGCCCCGGCTCCGGCCCCGACTTCGGCTCCGGCGCGGGCGGGACGGCAGCACGGAGCGGACCGCACCGGTGAGCACTGA
- a CDS encoding carbohydrate ABC transporter permease has translation MAATTSPGAATGPGRPARPAGPRRRGNPLRHLPAYSFIAPFFLVFGIFGLYPLVYTGWVSLHHWNRLTGDAGFAGLDNFRELLTDPDFYTATFNTLSIFLLSTAPQLLLALAVAWLLDRRLRARTTWRALVLVPQYVSVVAVALVFSQLFGRDFGVVNWVLEQAGLISDPIDWTADTWSSHLAISFMVMWRWTGYNALIYLAAMQAVPRELHESAMVDGAGRFLAFRKITLPAIRPTVLFTVVISTIGGLQLFAEPMLFDQQGNAEGGTEHQFQTLTLMLYKYGFVNNDAGYASAVSWVLFLIIAVIAAVNALLVRRSGR, from the coding sequence ATGGCGGCCACCACCAGCCCCGGCGCCGCGACCGGCCCGGGTCGTCCCGCCCGGCCCGCCGGGCCGCGACGCCGCGGCAACCCGCTGCGGCACCTGCCCGCCTACAGCTTCATCGCCCCGTTCTTCCTGGTCTTCGGGATCTTCGGGCTCTACCCGCTCGTCTACACCGGCTGGGTCTCGCTGCACCACTGGAACCGGCTCACCGGCGACGCGGGCTTCGCCGGGCTCGACAACTTCCGCGAACTCCTCACCGACCCCGACTTCTACACCGCCACCTTCAACACCCTCAGCATCTTCCTGCTCTCCACCGCCCCCCAACTGCTCCTCGCCCTCGCCGTCGCCTGGCTGCTCGACCGCCGCCTGCGTGCCCGCACCACCTGGCGCGCCCTGGTCCTGGTCCCGCAGTACGTGTCCGTCGTCGCCGTGGCCCTGGTCTTCTCCCAGCTCTTCGGCCGCGACTTCGGCGTCGTCAACTGGGTGCTGGAACAGGCCGGCCTGATCAGCGACCCGATCGACTGGACGGCCGACACCTGGAGCTCGCACCTGGCGATCAGCTTCATGGTGATGTGGCGCTGGACGGGCTACAACGCCCTCATCTACCTCGCCGCGATGCAGGCCGTACCACGCGAACTCCACGAATCGGCGATGGTCGACGGCGCCGGGCGGTTCCTGGCCTTCCGGAAGATCACCCTGCCGGCGATCCGGCCGACCGTGCTGTTCACCGTGGTCATCTCCACCATCGGCGGCCTGCAACTGTTCGCCGAGCCGATGCTCTTCGACCAGCAGGGCAACGCCGAGGGCGGCACCGAGCACCAGTTCCAGACCCTGACGCTGATGCTGTACAAGTACGGCTTCGTCAACAACGACGCCGGCTACGCCTCCGCCGTCTCCTGGGTGCTCTTCCTGATCATCGCCGTCATCGCCGCGGTCAACGCCCTCCTCGTCCGCCGCTCCGGCCGCTGA
- a CDS encoding carbohydrate ABC transporter permease: MATTTDTPVRPAAPAAARPPVRGTGPRRHDSAGPLAYLLLAAVVLASVFPLYWTFVVASHGDNSVLSGATPSLVPGGHLLENVRRVFDTVDFWKAMGNSVTVAACTAVSNVLLSSLAGFAFAKLRFPGRNPLLVAVIGTVMVPTQLGIIPLYLLVTDMGMYGKLSALIVPALVSAVGVFWMRQAMTENIPDELIEAARMDGAGPLRTFRHVAWPGVRSTAAVLGMFTFMFAWNDYFWPLIALPPENGTVQIALNQLAAGYYTDFTLMLAGVVVSVVPVLLLFAVLARRIVAGVMAGAVKG; encoded by the coding sequence ATGGCCACCACCACCGACACGCCCGTCCGCCCCGCCGCGCCCGCCGCCGCCCGCCCGCCCGTCCGGGGGACCGGGCCGCGCCGCCACGACAGCGCCGGACCGCTCGCCTACCTGCTGCTCGCGGCCGTCGTCCTCGCCTCGGTCTTCCCGCTGTACTGGACGTTCGTCGTCGCCTCGCACGGCGACAACTCGGTCCTCTCCGGCGCCACCCCCTCCCTGGTCCCCGGCGGCCACCTGCTGGAGAACGTCCGGCGGGTCTTCGACACCGTCGACTTCTGGAAGGCGATGGGCAACTCCGTCACCGTCGCGGCCTGCACCGCCGTCAGCAACGTGCTGCTCTCCTCGCTGGCCGGCTTCGCCTTCGCCAAACTCCGCTTCCCCGGCCGCAACCCGCTGCTCGTCGCCGTCATCGGCACCGTCATGGTGCCCACCCAGCTGGGCATCATCCCGCTCTACCTGCTCGTCACCGACATGGGCATGTACGGCAAGCTGTCCGCGCTGATCGTGCCCGCCCTGGTCTCCGCCGTCGGCGTGTTCTGGATGCGGCAGGCCATGACCGAGAACATCCCCGACGAGCTGATCGAAGCCGCCCGGATGGACGGCGCCGGCCCGCTGCGCACCTTCCGGCACGTCGCCTGGCCGGGCGTCCGCTCCACGGCCGCCGTGCTCGGCATGTTCACCTTCATGTTCGCCTGGAACGACTACTTCTGGCCGCTGATCGCGCTGCCGCCGGAGAACGGCACCGTGCAGATCGCGCTCAACCAGCTCGCCGCCGGCTACTACACCGACTTCACCCTGATGCTCGCCGGGGTGGTCGTCTCGGTCGTCCCGGTGCTGCTGCTGTTCGCCGTCCTCGCGCGCCGGATCGTCGCCGGCGTGATGGCCGGCGCGGTCAAGGGCTGA
- a CDS encoding extracellular solute-binding protein produces the protein MGSPRPRRSLSVAALAAATALLATACSSAGGSGDSAGGKITLTVATFSDFGYKPLIAEYQKSHPGVTVKERVSQLDQHHNSLSTQLSSGSGAADVVAIEEGYMPKFREVKDKFANLADYGALERKGAYLPYKWAQSTAGDGFVMGYGTDVGGLAICYRTDLFQQAGLPTDRAEVAKLWPTWDAYFKTGETFRAKVADHAWFDSAGNIFTAMMNQTEFGFFDGSDAYIGDTNPKVKQFFDATGSAVEQGLSAALSPFSQQWNAGIKQGRMATMTCPAWMTGLIQSAAGPENAGKWDITAVPGGGGNWGGSFLTVPKQGKHVKEAAELAAFLTSPESEKTIFQGPTGSLPSLTGVLNDPAVQGTKQPYFNDAPTGQIFAASANGLTPSFRGTKDQQVRVPFGNALGLIEQQKASTAEAWDKALAEAKKSLAH, from the coding sequence ATGGGCTCCCCCCGCCCCCGCAGATCCCTCTCGGTCGCCGCCCTCGCGGCGGCCACCGCCCTGCTCGCCACCGCCTGCTCCTCCGCCGGCGGCTCCGGCGACTCGGCCGGCGGGAAGATCACGCTGACCGTCGCGACCTTCAGCGACTTCGGCTACAAGCCGCTGATCGCCGAGTACCAGAAGTCGCACCCCGGCGTCACGGTCAAGGAGCGGGTCTCCCAGCTCGACCAGCACCACAACAGCCTCTCCACCCAGCTGTCCTCGGGCAGCGGCGCGGCCGACGTCGTCGCGATCGAGGAGGGCTACATGCCCAAGTTCCGCGAGGTGAAGGACAAGTTCGCCAACCTCGCCGACTACGGCGCGCTGGAGCGCAAGGGCGCCTACCTGCCCTACAAGTGGGCGCAGTCCACCGCGGGCGACGGCTTCGTCATGGGCTACGGCACCGACGTCGGCGGCCTGGCCATCTGCTACCGCACCGACCTCTTCCAGCAGGCCGGCCTGCCCACCGACCGCGCCGAGGTCGCCAAGCTCTGGCCCACCTGGGACGCCTACTTCAAGACCGGCGAGACCTTCCGCGCCAAGGTCGCCGACCACGCCTGGTTCGACTCCGCGGGCAACATCTTCACCGCGATGATGAACCAGACCGAGTTCGGCTTCTTCGACGGCTCCGACGCCTACATCGGCGACACCAACCCGAAGGTGAAGCAGTTCTTCGACGCCACCGGCAGCGCCGTCGAGCAGGGGCTGTCGGCCGCGCTCTCCCCGTTCAGCCAGCAGTGGAACGCCGGCATCAAGCAGGGCAGGATGGCGACGATGACCTGCCCGGCCTGGATGACCGGCCTGATCCAGTCCGCCGCGGGCCCGGAGAACGCCGGCAAGTGGGACATCACCGCCGTCCCCGGCGGCGGCGGCAACTGGGGCGGCTCGTTCCTGACCGTCCCCAAGCAGGGCAAGCACGTCAAGGAGGCCGCCGAGCTCGCGGCGTTCCTCACCTCGCCCGAGTCCGAGAAGACGATCTTCCAGGGCCCGACCGGCTCGCTGCCCTCGCTCACCGGCGTCCTCAATGACCCGGCCGTCCAGGGCACCAAGCAGCCCTACTTCAACGACGCGCCCACCGGCCAGATCTTCGCCGCCTCCGCGAACGGCCTCACGCCGAGCTTCCGCGGCACCAAGGACCAGCAGGTCCGCGTCCCGTTCGGCAACGCCCTCGGCCTGATCGAGCAGCAGAAGGCGAGCACCGCCGAAGCCTGGGACAAGGCGCTCGCCGAGGCGAAGAAGAGCCTCGCCCACTGA
- a CDS encoding glycoside hydrolase family 26 protein → MRPLRRAGLAAAAVLTAAAAVLASPAGQQPAQAAVSARNLPADGKILSIMGQDSDTLAAYKSDVLDKASLNAPKPGGVTLYTNLVLGGSPEPLAGIVGPADWGAGRVDFNSTLAQYPGSALAVGLYLSDATSGCNNQPLRAVIGRNDSDVTAGSPNLISQYRAKVDQLVGSLKGYNRPVYLRIGYEFDGPWNCYSADFYKQAFAYIKGRIDALGANNVATVWQSAAWPLNASPDHPEWNYVVTDPHHYDAWYPGDQYVDWVALSSFYNSGSLTAQWGCSSYDTAPVALQDRVLDFARAHGKPVMVAESAPQGYQTGAHTRSCIFRKNKTAATGQDIWNQWYAPYFAWINQNRDVIRAAAYINTNWDAQTLWQCADGAQAGGTGCGNGYWATPGCRPTRPCSPTSWTSSAAASG, encoded by the coding sequence ATGCGCCCCCTCCGCAGAGCAGGACTCGCCGCGGCCGCGGTCCTCACCGCCGCGGCCGCCGTCCTCGCCTCACCGGCCGGACAGCAGCCCGCCCAGGCCGCCGTCAGCGCCCGCAACCTGCCCGCCGACGGGAAGATCCTGTCGATCATGGGCCAGGACAGCGACACGCTCGCCGCCTACAAGAGCGACGTCCTGGACAAGGCGTCGCTCAACGCCCCCAAGCCGGGCGGCGTCACGCTCTACACCAACCTCGTCCTCGGCGGCAGCCCCGAGCCGCTGGCCGGCATCGTCGGCCCCGCCGACTGGGGCGCGGGCCGGGTCGACTTCAACTCGACCCTCGCCCAGTACCCGGGCTCCGCCCTCGCCGTCGGCCTCTACCTCTCCGACGCCACCAGCGGCTGCAACAACCAGCCGCTGCGCGCCGTCATCGGGCGCAACGACAGCGACGTGACCGCCGGCAGCCCCAACCTGATCAGCCAGTACCGGGCCAAGGTCGACCAGTTGGTCGGCTCGCTCAAGGGCTACAACCGGCCGGTCTACCTGCGGATCGGCTACGAGTTCGACGGCCCGTGGAACTGCTACAGCGCCGACTTCTACAAGCAGGCGTTCGCGTACATCAAGGGCCGGATCGACGCCCTGGGCGCCAACAACGTCGCCACCGTCTGGCAGAGCGCCGCCTGGCCGCTCAACGCCAGCCCCGACCACCCCGAGTGGAACTACGTCGTCACCGACCCGCACCACTACGACGCCTGGTACCCCGGCGACCAGTACGTCGACTGGGTGGCGCTCTCCTCGTTCTACAACTCCGGTTCACTGACCGCCCAGTGGGGCTGCAGCAGCTACGACACCGCGCCGGTCGCGCTGCAGGACCGCGTGCTGGACTTCGCCCGCGCGCACGGCAAGCCCGTGATGGTCGCCGAGTCCGCCCCACAGGGGTACCAGACCGGCGCCCACACCCGGAGCTGCATCTTCCGGAAGAACAAGACCGCCGCCACCGGCCAGGACATCTGGAACCAGTGGTACGCCCCGTACTTCGCCTGGATCAACCAGAACCGGGACGTCATCCGGGCCGCCGCCTACATCAACACGAACTGGGACGCCCAGACCCTCTGGCAGTGCGCCGACGGCGCCCAGGCCGGCGGCACCGGCTGCGGCAACGGCTACTGGGCGACTCCCGGGTGCAGGCCGACCCGACCGTGCTCGCCAACTTCCTGGACCAGCTCCGCGGCGGCCAGTGGGTGA